GGATCAAGATTCCAGGCGGATTGCAAGATTCACCTTGATACCGGTGTGGTGCTACACGCCACCGGCGAAGCGCAGGACCCGCAGCCGGCGTTCGATGCCGCCGCAGAGCGGGTTGAAAAGCGCCTGCGCCGCTACAAGCGGCGTCTCAAGGATCATTATGCCAACGCCCAGCAGAACCAGACCCAGCTTCACTATGCAGTTGTGGATTCCTCTGGTGATGACGCCGAAGAAGTGCCTGAAGATTATTCTCCGGCGATTATCGCCGAAAGCACCAAGCAGCTCGTCACCATGAGTGTGGCCGACGCGGTGATGGCGCTTGATATGACAGACGATCGGATCTTGATGTTCCGCAATGCGGGCAACGATGCCCTCAATGTGGTCTATCGCCGCAATGACGGCAATATCGGATGGGTTGACGCTGGCGGCGTTAAATCCTGACCGTTATGGCCGGTACAAAGCAGACCATTGGCAGCGCGGAGTTTGGACTTCGCGCCGCCGGTGGTTTTCGCAGAGCCAACCACGAGGCCCGGAAAGCGGGCTTGAAACGAGGATTTTGATATGGCGCTTGCTGATCTGATTGCGCAGAACTCCGTGCTGCCCGCGCTCAAGGCAAACTCCAAAAAACAGCTGTTGCAGGAATTGGCGGCCAAAGCCTCGGAAGTCACAGGACTTCCCGAGCGCGAGGTGTTTGACGTCATTCTGCAGCGCGAACGTCTCGGTTCCACCGGTGTTGGCAATGGCATTGCCATCCCCCACGGCAAACTGCCGACGCTGGATCATATTGTCGGCGTGTTCGCCCGGCTCGACCAGCCGGTCGATTTCGAATCGCTGGACGACCAGCCGGTTGATCTGGTCTTCCTGCTGCTGGCGCCCGAAGGTGCAGGCGCCGACCACCTCAAGGCACTGTCACGGATCGCCCGGGTGATGCGCGACAGTGACATGGTCGCCAAGCTGCGTGCCACCGACAACGCAGCCTCGCTCTACGCATTCCTGACGGAAGAGCGGGCCTCCAACGCCGCCTGAGCGGGATTCCACTGGTTTTTTCGTGCCGTTGCATCCGGGGCGCCATAGCCCCGGCCGCTGCTGTAGATCAGTGCAGGCTGACGGTTTTCAACTCGTCTTCGGCGGCGCGATAAAACGTGCTCGAACGGTTGTCGGTCAGCAGGATCGGCGTGCCGTCGGCGCCAAACAGCGCCCAGAGTTCAAGTCCCGGGTCAAGCTGCGGGGCTTCGGGGAAGCGGGCCGTAACGTCTTCCGAGTTCATCTTGCGGATGTAGCCGACTTTCCCGGCTCCGAGCAGCGCCAGATCCTGGGCAGATAATTGGGATTTTCCTGATTTGGCAATCATAATAATTTCCTCCTGTTCGTGGCAGGAAATGTCCTGTTGGATCGAACCATGGTGTTCAGTCTCGAACCGAAATGTTAATTTTTCGAACCATGCGTTCCGGCTCGGGGCGGATCAGGTCTACCGACAGCAGGCCGTTCTTGAGCTCTGCGCTGGTCACCTGCATGCCCTCGGCAAGCACGAACATGCGCTGGAACTGCCGTGCGGCAATGCCCCGGTGCAGATATTCGCGCCCATCGGCATCGGATTGGCGTCCGCGAATGACCAGTTGATTTTCTTCGGTGGTGACGTCGAGATCTTCCTCGCGGAAGCCGGCGACAGCCAGCGTGATCCTCAGCCGTTCGACCTTGGTGCCGTCCGAAGAGGCGCGAATTCGTTCGATGTTGTAGGGCGGATAACCCTCTGACCCCTTGGCGATGCGCTCCAGGGTCTTTTCCATTGTATCAAAGCCCAGCAACAGCGGGCTTGAAAAAGGCGTCATGCGTGACATGGCTTGTCCTCGTTCTCAAGCGACAGGCGCCGGACCCGCATTCGGCATCCGGCTTGCCCTCAATATGGGAACTTGATCGCCGCAACGCAAGAACCTACCCACGCGGGGTGCGCGGACCAAGACGACGGCAGCAATTTCGGGCCACCGCCATGCCATATATGAGGAAATAATCAGCATCCCTGGACATTCTGACGGGTCCTTTTGAGTTTGACGTGCTTTATCATCTGGCAAAATCGAATCGCATCACCTCAGGGAGCCGCCATGCCGCCGCGCAAGATCATCATCGACACCGATCCCGGACAGGATGACGCCGCGGCGATCATGCTGGCGCTGGCAAGTCCTGAACTCGAGGTTGTGGGCATTACAGCCGTCGCCGGCAATGTGCCCCTGGCCCGCACCGCGCTTAATGCGCGGATCGTCCTGGAGATCTGCGGCCGCGCCGACATCCCGGTTTTCGCCGGCGCCGAGGCGCCGCTCAAGCGCAAGCTGGTGACCGCTGAGCATGTGCACGGCAAGACCGGGCTTGATGGCGTCGAGCTGTTCGACCCGGCCCAGCCGCTGGCGTCCGGGCATGCAGTTGATTTCATCATCGAAACGCTGCGCACCGAGCCGGAAAAGAGCGTCACCCTCTGCGCGCTGGGGCCGCTCACCAATATTGCCATGGCATTTGCCCGTGCTCCTGACATCGCAGCTCGGCTGCGCCAAATCGTGCTGATGGGTGGCGGTTATTTCGAGGGCGGCAACATCACCCCTTCGGCCGAATTCAACATCTATGTCGACCCCGAAGCCGCTGCTGCCGTCTTTGGCGCCGGCGTGCCGATCACCATGATGCCGCTCGATGTTACCCACAAGGTGCTGACTACCCGGGTGCGGGTTGCCAGGCTCAGGGCCAATGGCAACCGCGCCTCGCGCGCCATGGCCGATATGCTGGAGTTTTACGAGCGCTTCGACGAGCGCAAATATGGCACCGATGGCGGCCCGCTTCATGATCCGACAGTGATTGCCTGGCTGATCGACCCGGAAATGTTTTCAGGCCGCCACTGCAATGTCGAGATCGAGACCGGATCGGACTTGACGCTGGGCGCCACGGTGGTTGATTGGTGGAATGTCACCGACCGACCCGACAATGCTTTTGTGGCTGGCGATGTCGACTCCGATCGCTTTTTCGATCTGCTGATCGAGCGCCTCGCCCGGCTTTAAAGCCGGGCCGTGACGTCGCTTGCCAACGGGATCGACGGCTGCGCGCCGGGCGTCAGGCAAGCCAGCGCGCCAGCTACTGCGGCGCGGCGGATGGCTGCGGCAAAGTCCATGCCGGCGTCGAGCCCTTGCGCCAGGTAGCCGCAGAATGTGTCGCCCGCGCCAACCGTGTCGACCGGCTTGATTTTGAGTGAAGCCACGTGCTCGATTGCGCCGTCTCGGGCCCAGAGGACGCCATCGCCACCCAGCGTGATGATCATGCACTGACCGGTGGCTTTGTGCAGCACCTCAAGTTCCGCTCTTGCTGCATCAAGCATTTCCGCCGGTCGGCCCGATAGCCGGGCAAACTCGGTCTCGTTGGCGATGACAATATCGGCAAGTGGCGCCAGCCGCTCGACCGCGTCGGTCAACGGGGCGATGTTGAGAATGCTCGTGATACCGCCCGCGCGCGCAGCCACCAGCGCCGCTTCTGTTGCCGCTTGAGGGATTTCCATCTGCAGCAGCAGCGTGTCACCCTCTGCCATGCGCGCCACCGCCTGCTCGGCATCCTCTACCGCGACATGGCCGTTAGCGCCGGGGATGATGACGATCATGTTCTCGCCGTCGCCGCCGACCAGGATCATCGCCGTGCCGGTGGGGCCTTCGAGGTGGCGAACTGAACTCAGATCAGCGCCAGCCTCGTCAAGCAAGGCGAGCGCCTCGGCGGCAAAGCCATCATCGCCAACTGCCCCGGTCATCCTGACCTGAGCACCGGCGCGCTGAGCCGCCAGCGCCTGATTGGCACCCTTGCCGCCCTGGGCCGTGGAGAAATCCGTCCCGCTGACGGTTTCCCCCGGTTCGGGCAGACGCGGCGTGGTAGCGATCAGGTCCATGTTGACGGATCCGATGACGGTAATCATGGCAGTCTCCCCGGCTTGGCGACCTTAGCCCGGAAAGGACTGCGCGCCGACATTGGTCAGGACGCTAACGCCGGGCTGCTGGACCAGGCACAAGGTGCTTTCGTGGCCCTGAATGTAGCAGATCATCGGATAATCAGCGGTACGCAAGGTCTCGTAAACGTCTCGTGAGACACCTTCCTCGACATAGAATGGGAATTCACCGGCGTCAGGCATGTCCGCCCCTTCGGGCCATTCCGGCAATCGGCCGGAACTGGAATTGTCGGCGTAATCGCCAAGCCAGTCACCCAGCGCAACACCCATCGAATCCGCGTCCGCAACACCGTCAAATCCAAAAAGATTTGCTGCGGCGTGCGAAGCGCTCCAGACGACGTCGTCAACACCGTTGCGTACCACAAGTTCAATGCTGGCACTTGCGCATGGACCACTGACTTGAGCGGATGCGACAAGGTCGCTCAGCCAGGTCTGCTCCATCGAAACTTCGCATTCTGCGGCCATGGCCGAGGTGGAGGCCGCCAGGGTGAAGCCGAGGACGGCGGCGAGCATCACGCCACCGCTGATCGCACCGGGAAATGTCGGCAGGGCTGCAAGCCGGGCGTGAATGGTCATGATATTCCTCTCGATGCGAACCGCCCGTTTGGACAGCTCATTGGTGTTTTAAATCACACGAGACACAGAGACCGCGCAACGGAAATCTGACATTTCCGGGCAAGCAGAGCGAGAAGGCATCCAGCCACGCTGCGGCATTTAAGCTTTTGAGAGCTATTCATCCTCGTCGACAACGCGGAGTTTTAGCGTCGTGGAGCGGGGTTCGAATTTCGGATTTTGCTGGGTGGTGGGTGCACTTTCCTGGGCCGGACGGGTGGCGGCTGCGGGTTTGGCATCATCGGCAATCTGGGCGAATTCCAGCGCCTCGATCTTGGCGCCGCGCTTGCTGAGCTTGTCCGACGAAGTCAGGATCAGATCTACATCTTTCTGTGCCATGGAAAAATGCGCCTGCAGTTTCCGGGTCCGGTCATCAAGCCGCGACAGGTCCTCCATCAACCGCAGCACTTCACCCTGGATCAGATGCGCCTGTTCGCGCATCCGCGCGTCTTTCAGCAACGCCTGGATCACCTGGATCGACAGCATCAACAGCGACGGCGAGACAATCACCACCCGCGCCCGCTGCGCCTTGTGCACGATGGCCTCGAAATTCTCGTGGATCTCGGCAAAGATCGATTCCGACGGAACGAACAGAAATGCCGTGTCCTGGGTTTCGCCGGCGAGCAGATATTTTTCCGAGATGTCGCGGATATGGACCTCGATATCACGGCGGAAGCGCTGTTGTGCACTCTGGGCGGCCTGCTCGCCGCTGCCCTCTGTTTCCGCCGCGCGCATGGCGTTCCATGCTTCCAGCGGGAATTTGGCGTCGATGACAAGATCCGGCGCATCATTCGGCATGGCGATGGTGCAATCGGGCCGCATGCCATTCGACAGGGTAGGCTGAAAGCTGAACGCGCCCATCGGCAACCCGTCCTGGACGATGGTTTCCATCCGCGACTGCCCGAAGGCGCCACGGGTCTGCTTGTTGGACAGGATCGCCTGAAGCCCCACCACATCGCGCGCCAGCGACTGGATGTTGGCCTGTGCGGTATCAATCACCGCCAGCCGCTCCTGCAATTTGCTCAGGTTTTCGTGGGTGGTGCGGGTCTGATCGGTCAGTGTGGTGCCGATGCGCTGGGTCATGCCATCGAGGCGCTGGCCGATCGACTGGTTGAGTTCGGCCTGGCGTGCGCCGAACAATTCGGCCATCGTCCCCATTCGGCCCTGCATTTCCGATTGTGCCTTGAGGATTTCCGCAAGCCGCGCATCGGCCTGGGCGGTGCGCGCAGCGGCAGCCGCGTCAGCTTGCGCGCGCAGCCGGTTGGCACGGGTAAGCGCCAGTGCGAGCCAGCCAAAAAGCAGCAGCAATGCAACGGCAAGGCCGAGTAGCGCGTGCCCGAGCGTCACTGCGGAGCCGCCAAGGTCAAAAAGCCGGGTCGAAAACACGTCGGTGGAGCTATCCATGACGATGACCTAGCTGATTCTGGCACAAATGTCAGATCAAAACAGGAACAAGCTGATCCGGCGGCAATTCAAACTGCCGTGAGCTGCGATTGACGAGACGGCTGTCAGTGACTATTTCAGCGTCATGACCATCAAGCCGATCATCTATTTGCCCGATCCGATCCTGCGCCAGCAATGCCTGCCGGTGGAACGCGTCGATTCCGAGCTCAAAGGCTTCGTCGAGGATATGCTCGAGACCATGTATGAAGCGCCGGGCATTGGCCTTGCTGCCATCCAGGTCGGGGTGCCGCGGCGGTTGCTGGTAATCGACATCGCGGGCAAGGATGAAGACCCCAATCCGCAGGTGTTCATCAATCCCGAACTTGTCGCCACCGGCGATGACACCAGTGTCTATGAGGAAGGCTGCCTGTCGATCCCGGATTACTACGCCGATGTCGAGCGGCCCGCATCGGTTACCGTCAAACATCTCGACCGCGATGGCAAACTGCAGACGACCGAGGCCGACGGCCTGCTCGCTACCTGCCTGCAGCACGAGATTGATCACCTCAACGGCGTGTTGTTCATCGACCATATTTCCAAGCTTAAGCGCGACATGGTGGTGCGCAAGTTCACCAAGCTCGCCAAAACCCGGGTGACCGCCTGATCTCATTCGGGGGTCGGTTCGGAAACACCCGCGACTTCGACGGGCTTGACCTGAGGCTGGAAAACCCGTTTGAACACGGGCGTTGAACAACGCGATAACCGGACGGGCCAATTGCCGATGCGCATCATTTTCATGGGGACGCCCGCTTACGCCGTACCGACGCTGGAAGCGCTTGCCGCGGCAGGACACGAGATCGTTGCGGTCTATTCGCAGCCGCCCCGCCCGGCTGGCCGCCGCGGCCTTGATGTGTTGCCCTCGCCGGTGCACGCCGCCGCCGAGCGACTTGGCATTCCGGTGTTCACGCCCAAGAGCCTGAAGGGCGAGGCGGAGCAGCAAGCCTTTGATGCGCTTGAAGCTGACGCAGCGGTGGTTGTCGCCTACGGACTGCTCTTGCCCAAAGCCATTCTCGATGCGCCGCGGCTAGGCGCCTGGAACGGCCATGCCTCGCTGTTGCCACGCTGGCGCGGTGCGGCGCCGATCCAGCGCGCCATCATGGCCGGTGACAATGAGACCGGCGTCATGATCATGAAAATGGACGAAGGCCTCGACACCGGCCCGGTGGCGTTGACGCAAACCGTCGCGATTGCCACCGACATGACCACCGGTGAGTTGCACGACCGGCTCTCCGAGATCACCGCGCAACTGATGACCAAGGCAATGCAGAGGCTGGAAGCTGACGAATTGCCTGTAACGCCCCAGGCCGAGACTGACGTCAGTTACGCCGCCAAGATCAAGAAGGCCGAAACGCGGGTCGATTTCAATCGGCCGGCACAGGACGTGCACAACCATGTCCGTGGCCTGGCGCCAACGCCGGGTGCCTGGTTTGAACTCGACGTCGGTGATCGCGCCGAACGGGTCAAACTGCTGGCAACCGAAATCGTCGCCACGTCACCGTCAGGCCCTTCGTCGGCAATTGTGCCGGGAACGGTGGTTGATGACCGGCTGCTGGTCGCCTGCAGCGAGGGCGCCGTGTGGCTGTTGAGCCTGCAGAAGGCCGGCGGCAAGCAGCTTGCGGTCGATGAGTTTTTGCGCGGTACTTCGATTGCGCCCGGCACGATGATCGGCTGATGCGCTACCGGCTCGACATTGAATATGACGGCTCCGGCTATGTCGGCTGGCAGCGCCAGGACGAGCACCCGTCGGTGCAGCAGGCAATTGAAACCGCCATTAAGGGCTTTAGCGGCGAGAGCGTCAGCGTCAAAGGCGCAGGACGTACTGATGCCGGTGTTCACGCACTCGGCCAGGTCGCTCATGTCGACCTCGCCAAACAATGGCCAGCGGACACAGTTCGCGATGCCATCAATGCGCATCTGCAGATGGCCCGCGAGCGCGTCGCCATTCTTGCCGCGAGCCCCGTTGCCGATGGTTTTGATGCCCGTTTTTCGGCCCTGCGCCGGCACTATGTCTACCGCATCCTCTGCCGTCGTGCCCCATTGGTGCTGGAGAAGAACCGTGCTGCCTGGTCAACCAGGCCGCTGGACGTCGCAACCATGCACGAAGCCGCACAACGGCTGGTCGGCAGGCATGATTTCACCACCTTCCGCTCGATCCAGTGTCAGGCCAATTCGCCGGTGCGCACGCTCGACCGGCTCGATGTCGTCTCCGGCGCCGCCGATGGGCTGGTCGAGATTCATGCCACGGCGCGCAGCTTCCTGCACAACCAGATACGTTCCTTTGCCGGGACCTTGCGGCTGGTCGGCGAAGGTAAATGGACGGCCGACGACGTCGAGGCGGCGCTTGCCGCTCGCTCCCGTAAGGCCTGCGGCCCGGTGGCAGCACCCGGCGGGCTGTATTTCAAGCAGGTCGACTACTAGAGAAATCGATGGGCGGATCACATTCGCCCCCAAGCGCACCGGCAACGATGGTGGAAACTCTGTCGTTTCCCGCAGGCCGAATCTGACCGTTCCGGATTAACCCGAAGGTAACCCAAACCACAGAAAACTGGTTACGCCAGAAGCTGCGTCCCGTCGCGGTGTGCATGAAGCCTGTTCTGGACGTCTCTCACATCGGGGACATGACAGTCTGATCACTTCGCATTCAGGATCGCTCATGCTTATTTCGCGCAAATTGCCGCTGGCCGCAGCCGTGATGACAATTGTCTCCATCGGCGTCGCCAGTGTTGCCGCTCTCCAGATCGCCTCCGGTGCGCTTGGCGCCAAGTCGGCAGAGACCCTGGTCGCCATCGCTGACGGCCGTCGAAATCAGGTGCAGACCTATCTGGCCAGTGTCGAGCAGGATTTGCTGGCGACCTCTCAGAACAACCTGCTGCGGATCGCGCTGGAAGGGTTCAAGTTCGACTGGGGGTTCCTTGGCGACGGTGTCACCGCAGAGCTCCAGAAGCGCTATATCACCGACAACCCGAACCCCGCGGGTGAACGCCAGAAGCTCGATACCGCCGCGGTCAGCTCCTATGATCAGACCCACGAACGCTACCATCCCAAATTCCGTGAAATGGCCGAAAGCCGCGGCTGGGAAGATTTCTACATTGTCGACATGAACGGCAACATCATCTACTCGGTCAACAAGAACGATGACTTCGCCACCAACCTGAAATCCGGACCGATGAAGGACACCGGTGCAGGCAAGGTGTTCGCCGACATTGTCGAAGCCAACCAGCCCGACAAGACTATCTTTGCCGACTATGCGCCCTATGCGGCTGCCAAAGGCGGATCAGCGGCCTTCATGGGCCACGCGCTGAAATCAGAAATGGGCATCGTCGGCGTCGTCATGATCCGCATGCCCACCGGTAAGATTGCCGAGATCATGGCCAACAACACCGGCTTGGGCGAGACCGGCGAAACCGTGCTGCTCAACGCCGATGGCTTCCTGCTCACCGATTCCGCCAAGACCGAAGAAAACGATGCGCTTACAGCCAAAGTGGCTCCCGACCTGGTTGCTGGCATGAACGGCGCCGAAGTGATTTCGGGCACCTATGACGGCTATCGTGGCATCGATGCCGATATCGCTCTCGCCCAGGTCGATTTCGAGGGTTCCGACTGGGTGGTGGCGACTGTGGTCGACAGCGCCGAATCAGGTGCTGCGGTGGTGACCATGCGCAATACCATTCTGGCGCTCTCGCTGGCCTTGCTGATCGCTGCATTGGCACTTTCGGTCTGGTTCTCGCGCACCCTGACCCGGCCGATCGACCAGATCGTCGCTGCCATGCGCCGGCTCGCCGAGGGGGATACTTCAATCGAGATTTCCGGCGAACAGCGCAATGATGAAATCGGCGAAATGGCGCGCTCGGTTGCTGTGTTCCGCGATGCGGCCATCGAAAAGGTCAGCCTCGAAGCCCAGGCAGATGAAAGCCGTGTGCTCAGCGAGCGCGAACGCCACGAGCGCGAACAGGCAAAGGCCGAGGAAAGCCAGCAGATGCAGCAGGCTGTCGATGCCTTGGCCGGTGGTCTGCACCGCCTGTCGGAAGGCGACTTGTCGGTCCGCCTGCAGACCCCGTTCATGCAGAGCCTCGACCGTTTGCGGCTCGATTTCAATGCCTCGGTGGAAAAGCTCAACACCACGCTTTCGGAAGTCAGTGACAATATTCTCGAGATCAATGGCGACACCGGCGAATTGCGGGCGGCAGCTGATGACCTGTCGCGCCGCACAGAACAGCAGGCAGCTTCGCTGGAGCAGACCTCCGCGGCGCTCGACGAAATCACCGCCACCGTCAAGAGCTCGTCGGTGCGCGCCGACGAGGCCACCGACAAGGTCAGCCAGGCCAAGCAGTCTACCGACCAGTCGAGCAAGGTCGTGGCCGATGCTGTCGATGCCATGGGCCGTATCGAGGTAGCTTCCGGTGAAATCTCGAAGATCATCAGCGTCATCGACGAGATCGCCTTCCAGACCAACCTGCTGGCGCTTAATGCCGGAGTCGAGGCGGCTCGTGCCGGTGAAGCTGGCAAGGGCTTTGCTGTCGTCGCCCAGGAAGTGCGCGAACTGGCCCAGCGCTCGGCGACGGCCGCCAAGGACATCAAGAACCTGATCAGCAAGTCCGGCGAAGAGGTGACCACAGGCGTGTCTCTGGTCCGCCAGACCGGTGAGGCGCTGGCCCAGATCGCCCAGCATGTCAGCGATATCAACGCACAGATCAATTCGATCGCCACGGCAGCGCGCGAACAGTCGACCGGACTGACGGAAATCAACTCGGCGGTCAACCAGATGGATCAGGTCACGCAGCAGAACGCGGCCATGGTGGAACAGACCACGGCCGTCACGCACCGGCTTTCGAGCGGGGCTGCGGCGCTGGATGGTCTGGTCCGCCAGTTCACACTTTCCGGTTCAACTGCTGGCAACGGGGCCGGAGACATGGTCGACGCTGCCGTCGCGCCTGCCAGACAAGCGCCCCGGAAACTGGGTGCAGCCGATACGCAATCACGTCCGGTTCAATCGCCGGTCCGAACAATGGTCAATTCGGTCGCCCGCGCCTTCGGGTCCGGTTCGGCCGCCAAGGCAACTGCAGCGTCACAAGACGACTGGGAGGAATTTTGATGCACGATAATCAGAACAACGCCACCGAATCTGACAGTTTGAGAATCATCTCGTTTCATCTCGGCGCGCAAGTTTTCTGCGTCAACATCATGTCGGTTCGCGAGATCCGCGGCTGGGCCCCTGCGACAACCTTGCCGCATACCCCGCCGCATGTGTTGGGCGTCATCAACCTGCGCGGTTCGGTGATTCCGGTGATCGACATGGCGATCCGCCTCGGCCTGCCGCCGATCAAGCCGACCGAACGTTCGGCGATTATCGTCACAGCCATTGCCGGCAAGCTGGTCGGTCTGCTGGTCGAAAATGTGTCCGACATGATCACTGTCAGCACGGCGGAATTGCAACCGGCGCCCGATGTGCTGCCGGCAGCCGAGCGTGCGCTGACCAAGGCTATCATTCCAGTCGACACGCAGATGATCTGCTATCTTGATCTCGACGCTTTGTTCTCCGTTACCGAGGAAATGGCGGCCTGACCGGGCCCAGCCTGCATCCGGCCGCGGGAAACCGGGCCGCTCTAACCACCCAACGCGGTGAATGCCAATTCGGAAATGGTCAATCCGGTCATCACCATCATCAGGGTGATGAACACCGAGATCAGCACCTCGCCTTCAAGGCAGCCCCGTATCACCCGGAAATAGAGCCCGATCACCGCCATATAGGCAATCAGCGACAGCGTTGCGCTGAGCACATCGGGAACCGGCGCGAGATAGCGCAGTGCGGCCGGGAAAAAGCCAACATAGACGGAAAACAACCCGTACCAATTGCTGACCACGACCAGCCGCGCAAACTTGTCGCCAAGTCCGAATAGTTGCGACACCGCCAGCAGCAGGATCGACGGGATCAGCCACGCCGCCAGATCGAAGCCGCCCGAAACCAGAAAGAAGCCCAGCGTCTCGGCGGCGCCGTCAGGTCGGGTCTCGGGCACAGCGCGCCACACGCCTGTCCACAGGAAGCATTGTACCGGCCAGGTCCACACGAAGGCGCCGAACGAGCGCCAGAAACCGACAGGCGTGGTGTCGAACAGCTTCAGGCCTTCCGGGCGCTTTAGCATCAGGTAGAACAGCCCGGCCAGTGCCTGGCCAGCTTCATGTCGTGACGGGATCAGCGCCCAGGTCAAGTTCAGCCCGTCCTGACGCTGTCGAACCAGCGCTCGAGAAACACCTCATAGATCGTCGTCAGTCCTTCGAGATCTGTCAGCGCGACCCGTTCATCGACCATGTGCATGGTTTTGCCAACCAGCCCGAATTCGACCACCGGACAATAGTTCTTGATGAAACGCGCGTC
This DNA window, taken from Hoeflea algicola, encodes the following:
- a CDS encoding chemotaxis protein CheW, which produces MHDNQNNATESDSLRIISFHLGAQVFCVNIMSVREIRGWAPATTLPHTPPHVLGVINLRGSVIPVIDMAIRLGLPPIKPTERSAIIVTAIAGKLVGLLVENVSDMITVSTAELQPAPDVLPAAERALTKAIIPVDTQMICYLDLDALFSVTEEMAA
- a CDS encoding methyl-accepting chemotaxis protein; the protein is MLISRKLPLAAAVMTIVSIGVASVAALQIASGALGAKSAETLVAIADGRRNQVQTYLASVEQDLLATSQNNLLRIALEGFKFDWGFLGDGVTAELQKRYITDNPNPAGERQKLDTAAVSSYDQTHERYHPKFREMAESRGWEDFYIVDMNGNIIYSVNKNDDFATNLKSGPMKDTGAGKVFADIVEANQPDKTIFADYAPYAAAKGGSAAFMGHALKSEMGIVGVVMIRMPTGKIAEIMANNTGLGETGETVLLNADGFLLTDSAKTEENDALTAKVAPDLVAGMNGAEVISGTYDGYRGIDADIALAQVDFEGSDWVVATVVDSAESGAAVVTMRNTILALSLALLIAALALSVWFSRTLTRPIDQIVAAMRRLAEGDTSIEISGEQRNDEIGEMARSVAVFRDAAIEKVSLEAQADESRVLSERERHEREQAKAEESQQMQQAVDALAGGLHRLSEGDLSVRLQTPFMQSLDRLRLDFNASVEKLNTTLSEVSDNILEINGDTGELRAAADDLSRRTEQQAASLEQTSAALDEITATVKSSSVRADEATDKVSQAKQSTDQSSKVVADAVDAMGRIEVASGEISKIISVIDEIAFQTNLLALNAGVEAARAGEAGKGFAVVAQEVRELAQRSATAAKDIKNLISKSGEEVTTGVSLVRQTGEALAQIAQHVSDINAQINSIATAAREQSTGLTEINSAVNQMDQVTQQNAAMVEQTTAVTHRLSSGAAALDGLVRQFTLSGSTAGNGAGDMVDAAVAPARQAPRKLGAADTQSRPVQSPVRTMVNSVARAFGSGSAAKATAASQDDWEEF